One window of Mediterraneibacter butyricigenes genomic DNA carries:
- the mscL gene encoding large conductance mechanosensitive channel protein MscL, translating to MKKFMEEFKAFALRGNVMDMAIGVIIGGAFSGIVTSLTDNFITPILNVLTGGARYGMADISGFASNFLGAVVNFIIMAFILFCLMKGINKLLTLNKKEEEPKEPTTKICPYCQSEISINATRCPHCTSLLEEAKM from the coding sequence ATGAAAAAATTTATGGAAGAATTTAAGGCATTTGCCCTTCGCGGAAACGTGATGGATATGGCAATTGGTGTTATCATAGGTGGTGCATTTTCTGGAATCGTTACATCCTTGACAGATAATTTTATTACACCGATCTTAAATGTACTGACCGGCGGAGCAAGATATGGAATGGCTGATATTTCCGGATTTGCGTCCAATTTCCTTGGCGCAGTCGTTAATTTTATCATCATGGCATTTATCCTGTTCTGCTTGATGAAAGGAATCAATAAATTGTTAACTTTGAATAAGAAGGAAGAAGAACCGAAAGAACCGACAACAAAGATCTGTCCATATTGCCAGAGTGAGATCAGTATTAATGCGACAAGATGTCCGCACTGCACCTCGTTGTTAGAGGAAGCAAAAATGTAG
- a CDS encoding HIRAN domain-containing protein, whose amino-acid sequence MAKKYFTLTGTKHYYGSNFLKPGMKVQLEKEPDNEFDPEAILVKLNGLGKIGYVANSPYTIVGESMSAGRIYDKIKDTAKGKVVLVTERGILCKLCKEKKTEQEWMDDPDCLSFT is encoded by the coding sequence ATGGCAAAGAAGTATTTTACATTAACAGGAACAAAGCACTATTACGGGAGCAATTTTTTGAAGCCAGGAATGAAAGTGCAGTTGGAAAAAGAGCCAGATAACGAGTTTGATCCGGAAGCGATTTTGGTAAAACTGAACGGACTTGGAAAGATCGGTTATGTGGCAAACAGTCCTTACACGATAGTCGGCGAGAGTATGAGTGCCGGCCGGATCTACGATAAAATAAAGGACACGGCAAAAGGAAAAGTTGTACTGGTTACAGAAAGAGGGATTCTTTGCAAGTTGTGTAAAGAGAAGAAAACGGAGCAGGAGTGGATGGACGATCCGGATTGTCTGAGTTTTACATAG
- a CDS encoding C-terminal helicase domain-containing protein: MECVNHSNEHTDISADRKYLILISDGSTYLYSKDGNWSSENPFSRSYCPADPYNAVAGGFWDNSIFEPNNHPDVNVTRPQTTSDVTASGSVEGRTTCPKLKNDLNTVLTCFSPISKDKKLLMPDDNTEIDFLIATDCISEGQNLQDCDYLINYDIHWNPVRIIQRFGRIDRIGSKNKVIMRMHLRLEAVLM; encoded by the coding sequence ATGGAGTGTGTTAATCATAGCAATGAACACACAGATATTTCCGCAGACAGAAAATACCTGATACTGATCTCGGATGGCTCCACCTATTTATACAGCAAGGACGGAAACTGGAGCAGCGAAAATCCGTTTTCAAGATCCTATTGCCCTGCAGACCCTTATAATGCGGTTGCCGGAGGCTTCTGGGATAATTCGATTTTCGAACCGAATAATCACCCTGATGTCAATGTAACGAGACCGCAGACTACATCTGACGTTACAGCATCCGGTTCAGTTGAGGGACGCACAACTTGTCCAAAATTAAAAAATGACCTGAATACGGTATTGACTTGTTTTTCGCCAATCTCAAAGGACAAAAAACTGTTAATGCCGGATGATAATACAGAAATTGATTTCCTTATTGCTACCGACTGTATTTCAGAAGGTCAGAACTTGCAGGATTGCGACTATCTGATAAATTATGATATACATTGGAATCCGGTTCGTATTATCCAGCGTTTCGGACGTATTGACCGTATCGGAAGTAAAAATAAGGTTATAATGCGGATGCATTTGAGGCTAGAGGCGGTGCTGATGTGA
- a CDS encoding peptide deformylase produces the protein MVRNIIRGKQIFARKAKPATETDKQVVTDLIDTLRANQERCVGMAANMIGVNKAIIVVGVGPFQFAMVNPVITRKTGEYRTEEGCLSLDGVRPCTRYEEIEVDYLDSQFRPQHGKYSGYTAQIIQHEVDHCNGVII, from the coding sequence ATGGTTCGAAATATTATAAGGGGGAAGCAGATTTTTGCAAGGAAGGCAAAACCTGCGACCGAAACGGATAAACAGGTTGTAACAGATCTGATCGACACACTGCGGGCAAATCAGGAGAGATGTGTCGGCATGGCGGCCAATATGATCGGGGTCAACAAGGCGATTATTGTGGTCGGAGTAGGGCCGTTCCAGTTTGCGATGGTCAATCCGGTCATTACCAGAAAAACGGGAGAATACCGGACGGAGGAAGGGTGCCTTTCGCTGGATGGAGTCAGGCCTTGCACCAGATATGAAGAGATTGAAGTGGATTATCTGGACAGTCAGTTCAGACCGCAACATGGGAAATACAGTGGATATACGGCTCAGATTATCCAGCATGAAGTGGACCACTGCAATGGAGTTATCATATGA
- the yaaA gene encoding peroxide stress protein YaaA, whose translation MKIILSPAKKMIVDTDNLASVELPVYIDKTAEVLNWMKSKSKEELKAIWKCNDKIAEQNFNRLENMDLYNRLTPAVLAYEGIAFQYMAPSVFEIQQFEYLQNHLRILSAFYGILKPMDGVTPYRLEMQAKVGIGDAKNLYEYWGELLYRSVIDDSRIIINLASKEYSKCIERYLTPQDRYITIVFCELSGDKLVTKGTYAKMARGEMVRFIAENNIENPVEIQKFDRLGYSFRSDLSSDSEYVFERKIK comes from the coding sequence ATGAAGATTATTTTATCACCTGCAAAAAAGATGATTGTAGATACCGATAACTTAGCATCGGTTGAACTGCCTGTCTATATTGATAAGACAGCAGAAGTATTAAACTGGATGAAAAGCAAATCAAAAGAAGAACTGAAAGCTATCTGGAAATGTAATGACAAGATTGCAGAGCAGAACTTTAACAGATTGGAAAATATGGATCTTTATAACAGGCTTACTCCGGCTGTTTTAGCATATGAAGGGATTGCATTTCAATATATGGCACCATCTGTGTTTGAAATCCAGCAGTTTGAGTATTTGCAAAATCATTTAAGAATCTTGTCTGCGTTTTATGGCATTTTAAAACCAATGGATGGTGTGACTCCTTATCGTCTTGAAATGCAGGCAAAGGTTGGAATTGGAGATGCAAAAAATCTGTATGAGTACTGGGGAGAATTGTTATACCGCTCAGTAATCGATGACAGTAGGATTATCATTAATCTTGCATCAAAAGAATACTCAAAATGTATAGAAAGGTATCTGACACCACAGGACAGATATATTACGATTGTATTTTGTGAGTTATCCGGAGATAAATTGGTAACAAAAGGTACCTATGCCAAGATGGCTCGTGGTGAAATGGTCAGATTCATAGCGGAAAATAATATTGAAAATCCGGTGGAGATTCAGAAATTTGACAGACTCGGATATTCGTTTAGGTCTGATTTATCTTCAGATTCAGAATATGTATTTGAACGCAAAATAAAATAG
- a CDS encoding DUF6219 family protein — protein MKAHKYWSTGAIVTMIGTFYTGYKGLKAAHKYFAFGSLICLIMAVYSGHKMISGNKRTRKQMELKEVEE, from the coding sequence ATGAAAGCACATAAATATTGGTCAACTGGAGCAATAGTTACAATGATTGGAACTTTTTATACAGGATATAAAGGGTTAAAAGCAGCACACAAATACTTTGCGTTTGGCTCTCTGATATGCTTGATTATGGCAGTCTATTCTGGTCATAAAATGATTTCTGGCAATAAGAGGACAAGAAAACAGATGGAATTGAAAGAAGTGGAGGAATAA
- the bcp gene encoding thioredoxin-dependent thiol peroxidase, with product MLEVGKKAPDFELPDQNGEMHKLSDYAGKKVILYFYPKDNTPGCTKQACGFSERYPQFTEKGAVILGVSKDSVASHKRFEEKYGLAFTLLADPERKVIEAYDVWKEKKNYGKVSMGVVRTTYLIDEQGIIIKANDKVKAADDPENMLKELS from the coding sequence ATGTTAGAAGTAGGAAAAAAAGCACCGGACTTTGAATTGCCGGATCAGAATGGAGAAATGCATAAATTAAGCGATTATGCAGGAAAAAAAGTGATCTTATATTTTTATCCAAAGGATAATACACCAGGATGTACGAAGCAGGCATGTGGCTTTTCTGAGCGTTATCCACAGTTTACTGAGAAGGGAGCTGTTATTCTCGGAGTAAGCAAGGACTCTGTAGCGTCTCACAAGAGATTTGAAGAAAAATACGGACTGGCATTTACGCTATTAGCAGATCCGGAGCGTAAAGTTATTGAAGCATATGATGTCTGGAAAGAAAAGAAAAATTATGGAAAAGTATCTATGGGTGTAGTAAGAACTACATATCTTATTGATGAGCAGGGAATCATTATAAAGGCAAATGATAAAGTCAAGGCGGCAGATGATCCTGAAAATATGCTTAAGGAATTGTCATAA
- a CDS encoding ABC-F family ATP-binding cassette domain-containing protein, with amino-acid sequence MNLLTMEHITKSYTDRILLNDVAFSINENEKIGVIGINGMGKSTLLKVAAGIEPYDSGKISMGNHVKISYLPQTPQFAEDDTVLSAAIAGNIDELNQWTIEADARSMLNQLGFTDYEEKVSHMSGGQKKRIALVKALLTPADILVLDEPTNHLDNAMSEWLEDYLIQFRGAILMVTHDRYFLDRVSNRIVEVDQGALYHYPGNYSEFVRLKEERQNIALATEKKRKNLLRTELEWLHRGARARSTKQKAHIDRIKAMQEMKDIQEEKQVAMDSVVTRMGNKTIELSHISKAYGSKVLIQDYNYIFLKNDRIGIIGPNGCGKSTLLKIIDGILEPDTGSVDVGQTIKIGYFSQENEYMDESLKVIDYVKEVGEYITTSDGKITAAQMLENFLFDGTMQWSKIEKLSGGEKRRLYLLRVLMSAPNVLILDEPTNDLDIQTLTILEDYLDRFDGIVIVVSHDRYFLDRTVRRIFAFEGNGVIRQSEGGYSDYLIRLELEKPEEELPASVKKDERKADSKKSWKGGEKKLKFSFKEQREFETIDDDIAALEEKIEAADADILKNATNSARLAELMAEKELLEQQLEEKMDRWVYLNDLNEQIQNQ; translated from the coding sequence ATGAATTTATTAACCATGGAACACATCACCAAATCCTATACCGACCGGATTTTATTAAACGATGTGGCATTTAGTATCAACGAAAACGAAAAAATCGGTGTGATCGGCATCAATGGAATGGGCAAATCCACACTTCTGAAGGTAGCAGCCGGAATCGAGCCCTATGATTCCGGGAAAATCAGCATGGGAAATCATGTCAAGATCTCCTATCTTCCCCAGACTCCCCAGTTTGCCGAAGATGACACGGTTTTATCCGCTGCCATTGCCGGAAATATCGACGAACTGAATCAGTGGACGATCGAAGCCGATGCCAGATCCATGCTGAATCAGCTTGGTTTCACAGACTATGAAGAAAAAGTGTCTCATATGTCCGGTGGGCAGAAGAAGCGGATTGCTCTGGTCAAAGCTCTTCTGACTCCCGCTGATATTCTGGTTTTAGACGAGCCCACCAACCACCTGGATAACGCCATGTCCGAATGGCTGGAGGATTATCTGATCCAGTTCCGCGGCGCCATTTTGATGGTCACCCATGACCGTTATTTCCTGGACCGCGTCTCCAACCGGATCGTAGAAGTGGATCAGGGCGCTCTGTATCACTATCCGGGAAATTATTCTGAATTTGTCCGTCTGAAAGAAGAACGCCAGAATATTGCACTGGCCACCGAGAAGAAACGGAAAAACCTGCTTCGAACAGAGCTGGAATGGCTGCACCGCGGAGCCCGTGCCCGAAGTACCAAGCAGAAAGCCCATATCGACCGGATCAAAGCCATGCAGGAAATGAAAGATATTCAGGAAGAGAAGCAGGTTGCCATGGACTCCGTCGTGACCCGTATGGGCAATAAGACCATCGAGCTTTCCCATATCTCCAAAGCCTATGGTTCCAAAGTCCTGATTCAGGATTATAACTACATTTTCCTAAAAAATGACCGAATCGGAATCATCGGCCCGAACGGCTGCGGCAAATCTACCCTATTAAAGATCATCGACGGGATTCTGGAACCGGACACTGGTTCTGTGGATGTGGGCCAGACCATTAAGATCGGCTACTTTTCTCAGGAAAATGAATATATGGATGAGTCGTTAAAAGTCATCGATTATGTCAAAGAAGTGGGCGAATATATCACCACCTCTGACGGCAAAATTACGGCTGCACAGATGCTGGAAAATTTTCTCTTCGACGGCACGATGCAGTGGTCAAAAATCGAGAAACTCTCCGGTGGCGAGAAACGGCGACTCTATCTGCTCCGGGTATTGATGAGTGCGCCCAATGTACTGATCCTGGACGAGCCCACCAACGATCTGGATATCCAGACCCTAACCATTCTGGAAGATTATCTGGATCGATTCGACGGAATTGTCATTGTCGTTTCCCATGACCGTTATTTTCTGGATCGTACGGTACGAAGAATCTTCGCGTTCGAAGGAAACGGTGTGATCCGCCAGTCTGAAGGCGGTTACTCCGATTACCTGATCCGACTGGAACTGGAGAAACCGGAAGAAGAACTCCCAGCTTCCGTTAAAAAGGACGAGCGTAAAGCCGACTCAAAAAAGAGTTGGAAGGGCGGAGAGAAAAAGCTGAAATTCTCCTTTAAAGAACAGCGGGAATTCGAGACCATCGACGACGATATCGCCGCTTTGGAAGAAAAAATCGAAGCTGCGGACGCAGACATTCTGAAAAATGCCACCAATTCCGCAAGACTTGCCGAACTGATGGCAGAAAAAGAGTTGCTGGAGCAGCAACTGGAAGAAAAGATGGATCGCTGGGTCTATCTGAACGATCTGAATGAGCAGATACAGAATCAATGA
- a CDS encoding MerR family transcriptional regulator produces MYTIGQVSEMFHLPISTLRYYDKEGFFPNLVRKGNIRYFSDNELEALRIIECLKRSGLEIKDIKQFFEWVADGASTYAKRKELFEYRKAAVKEEIKQLEKTLAMLEFKCWYYDTAMADGNEDRINAMLPDNLPKDIQKLYSKAHK; encoded by the coding sequence ATGTACACAATTGGTCAGGTATCCGAGATGTTTCATCTCCCTATTTCAACTTTGAGATATTACGATAAAGAAGGCTTTTTCCCGAATCTTGTACGCAAAGGCAATATCCGATACTTTAGTGATAACGAACTCGAAGCCCTCCGTATCATCGAGTGCCTAAAACGATCTGGTCTTGAAATCAAGGATATAAAACAGTTTTTTGAATGGGTTGCAGACGGCGCTTCCACCTACGCAAAACGTAAAGAATTATTTGAGTATCGAAAGGCTGCCGTCAAAGAGGAAATCAAGCAGCTGGAAAAAACTCTCGCCATGCTGGAATTCAAATGCTGGTATTACGATACCGCAATGGCTGATGGCAACGAAGATAGAATTAATGCAATGCTCCCTGATAATCTTCCAAAGGATATTCAAAAGCTTTATAGCAAAGCCCACAAATAA
- a CDS encoding collagen-like domain-containing protein, translating into MRNRKIFATFLIAATCLAIFAGCGKKDETEKGKQQEEKTTEATAGEKEDKISNTLEVRNNGDAIQWRADSQDSWNDLVKLTELKGADGQDGTNGKNGVNGTNSKNVEIRKEASYIQWRYAGGSWKNLVALSSLAGSSGQNGENVELQMTDSEIQWRYPDGEWKKLVALADITGPAGQDGSDGTDGKTAEFQVDGDTLQWRYRGESVWLNLYDLTTLKGADGSDGQDGTDGKDGADGQNGVDGKTVEVRKTDSAVQWRYEGEEWQDLVALSDITGPAGQDGSDGIDGKTAEFRVDGDHLQWRYRGESVWLNLYDLTTLKGADGSDGQDGTDGKDGVNGTNGKDGTNGIDGKTPEIRVDGNTLQWRYTGESNWQDLYDLSALKGADGVNGADGQNGTCSGYFYAQGNSTQLNSTLPFNAQINSGNLVTYNGSQGTITLKQGHVYQVSFSGSIALGATQSNQSFGAAITDGYDNTQSMNSTLIRGNFGQSGGNSDMSIQVPMTYNRLYDATNGDIVLQYTLINYMLVYTKVDSFQYNLMITALN; encoded by the coding sequence ATGAGAAATCGAAAGATATTTGCAACATTTCTTATAGCAGCGACTTGTCTGGCCATTTTTGCAGGGTGTGGCAAGAAAGATGAGACAGAGAAAGGAAAGCAGCAGGAAGAAAAAACGACGGAAGCCACTGCTGGTGAGAAAGAAGACAAAATTTCGAATACACTGGAAGTAAGAAATAACGGGGACGCAATTCAGTGGAGGGCTGACAGTCAGGACAGTTGGAATGATCTGGTAAAACTGACAGAGTTAAAAGGTGCAGACGGACAGGATGGCACAAACGGCAAAAACGGAGTGAATGGAACCAACAGTAAAAATGTGGAAATTAGAAAAGAAGCCTCTTATATTCAATGGAGATATGCCGGAGGCTCCTGGAAAAATCTTGTGGCATTGTCTTCTCTTGCCGGCTCATCCGGTCAAAATGGAGAGAATGTGGAACTGCAAATGACGGACTCAGAGATTCAGTGGCGTTATCCGGACGGAGAGTGGAAGAAACTGGTGGCATTAGCTGATATTACCGGTCCGGCGGGGCAGGACGGAAGCGATGGGACGGATGGAAAAACGGCAGAATTTCAGGTGGACGGAGATACATTACAGTGGAGATATAGGGGAGAAAGTGTGTGGCTGAACCTGTATGATCTGACGACATTAAAAGGTGCAGACGGAAGTGATGGCCAGGATGGAACTGACGGGAAAGACGGAGCCGACGGACAGAATGGAGTCGATGGCAAGACTGTAGAGGTCAGAAAGACGGATTCGGCAGTGCAATGGCGGTATGAAGGCGAAGAGTGGCAGGATTTGGTAGCACTTTCTGATATTACCGGCCCGGCGGGACAGGATGGAAGCGATGGAATTGACGGAAAAACAGCAGAATTCCGTGTGGACGGAGATCATTTGCAGTGGAGATATAGGGGAGAAAGTGTGTGGCTGAACCTGTATGATCTGACGACATTAAAAGGTGCAGACGGAAGTGATGGCCAGGATGGAACTGACGGAAAAGACGGAGTCAACGGCACGAATGGAAAAGATGGTACAAACGGAATAGATGGAAAAACCCCGGAGATTCGGGTCGATGGAAATACCTTGCAGTGGAGATATACCGGAGAGTCCAACTGGCAAGATCTGTATGATTTGTCCGCGTTGAAAGGTGCAGATGGTGTAAATGGTGCCGACGGACAAAACGGAACTTGTTCTGGATATTTTTATGCTCAGGGAAACAGCACGCAACTAAACAGTACCCTTCCATTCAATGCACAGATAAACAGTGGGAATCTGGTTACATATAACGGAAGTCAGGGAACCATCACATTAAAACAAGGACACGTATATCAGGTATCTTTTAGCGGTTCTATTGCATTAGGTGCCACGCAGTCCAATCAGTCCTTTGGAGCCGCGATTACTGATGGATATGATAATACGCAGAGCATGAATAGCACACTGATTCGTGGAAATTTTGGTCAGTCAGGGGGCAATTCAGATATGTCCATACAGGTACCGATGACCTATAACAGGCTGTACGATGCAACAAATGGCGATATTGTGCTTCAATACACATTGATCAATTATATGCTGGTTTATACAAAAGTAGATTCCTTTCAGTATAATCTTATGATAACTGCATTAAACTAA
- a CDS encoding NUDIX hydrolase has product MSHKMSRQELMEQIANYIPYNEQEERDQNLILNWIEEQENAFSRENKMAHMTASAWVVNPERNKVLMVYHNIYDSWSWLGGHADGETDLLTVALREVKEEAGISKVRPVSEDIFSLESLTVDGHVKKGTYVSSHLHLNVTYLLEADPEETLSVKADENSGVAWFSPEEALARSTEPWFVKRVYTKLIEKMKA; this is encoded by the coding sequence ATGAGTCATAAGATGAGTCGGCAGGAACTGATGGAGCAGATTGCAAATTATATTCCCTATAATGAGCAGGAAGAAAGGGATCAGAATCTGATTTTAAACTGGATTGAGGAGCAGGAGAATGCATTTTCAAGAGAAAATAAGATGGCACATATGACGGCATCGGCATGGGTGGTGAATCCGGAGCGGAACAAAGTGCTGATGGTCTATCATAATATTTATGATTCCTGGTCTTGGCTGGGAGGACATGCAGATGGAGAGACGGATTTGTTGACGGTGGCACTTCGTGAAGTAAAGGAAGAGGCCGGAATTTCAAAGGTACGTCCGGTGTCGGAGGACATATTTTCTCTCGAATCTCTGACCGTGGATGGTCATGTGAAAAAAGGAACCTACGTGTCCAGTCATTTACATCTGAATGTGACGTATTTGTTGGAGGCAGATCCGGAAGAAACACTGTCGGTCAAAGCAGATGAGAATAGCGGTGTTGCCTGGTTTTCACCGGAAGAAGCGTTGGCGCGATCCACGGAACCATGGTTTGTGAAACGGGTGTATACAAAGCTGATCGAGAAAATGAAAGCGTAA
- a CDS encoding DMT family transporter: MGRIERKQRLTKTWVVAALASVCCMLWGSAIPVIKTGYHLLSLDSADTASQIVFAGIRFTLAGLLVLVFASVQKKKAMLPDRKILKSACLVCLAQTVGQYFFFYIGVANTSGVKSGILTGLGNFIAILLACLIFKNERMTGRKLLGCILGFAGVVVINLMGNSLDMGFTLLGEGCVLISQFAYGMSTVLIHIFSKEVSPVVLSGTQFFIGGILLFLIGIGMGGHLEHLSGPAIAVILYLAFLSAVAYTLWSVLLTYNDVSKVAIFGFVNPLFSVILSAIVLGEVQQAFQIGSLIALILVCVGIYVVNAPEKKRKNKEQKQ, encoded by the coding sequence ATGGGAAGAATAGAAAGAAAACAAAGGCTGACAAAGACCTGGGTTGTGGCGGCGTTGGCCAGTGTGTGCTGTATGTTATGGGGAAGTGCCATCCCTGTGATAAAAACAGGATATCACCTGTTAAGCCTGGATTCTGCAGATACGGCGAGTCAGATTGTATTTGCAGGGATTCGATTTACGCTGGCAGGGCTGCTGGTGTTAGTATTTGCCTCGGTGCAGAAGAAAAAGGCGATGTTGCCGGATCGAAAGATTTTAAAATCTGCCTGTCTGGTTTGCCTGGCGCAGACGGTGGGACAATATTTTTTCTTCTATATCGGAGTCGCAAATACATCCGGTGTGAAAAGCGGAATTCTGACCGGATTAGGAAATTTTATCGCCATTTTACTGGCATGCCTGATTTTTAAAAACGAAAGGATGACGGGAAGAAAGCTGTTGGGATGCATCTTGGGATTTGCCGGAGTGGTGGTTATTAATCTGATGGGAAATTCGCTGGATATGGGCTTTACTTTATTGGGAGAGGGCTGTGTGTTGATTTCTCAGTTTGCCTATGGAATGTCCACGGTGTTGATTCATATTTTTTCGAAGGAAGTATCACCGGTCGTACTGAGTGGGACACAGTTTTTTATAGGAGGGATCCTACTGTTTCTGATCGGAATTGGTATGGGTGGACATCTGGAGCATCTGTCAGGACCGGCAATCGCAGTGATCTTATATCTGGCATTCTTGTCAGCGGTGGCATATACGTTGTGGTCGGTATTGCTGACGTATAATGACGTTTCAAAAGTGGCAATCTTTGGATTCGTTAATCCGTTGTTCAGCGTGATTTTATCGGCTATCGTGTTAGGAGAAGTGCAGCAGGCGTTTCAGATCGGAAGCCTGATCGCGCTGATTCTGGTATGTGTGGGAATTTATGTGGTGAACGCGCCGGAGAAAAAGCGGAAGAATAAGGAGCAGAAACAGTAG
- a CDS encoding tetratricopeptide repeat protein, translated as MSKTEKNEKIRNEKAEELNQEEKQTDSKKRFSWILGGGLFVLVLAVGMIVGIQKQHAGRTQEKYENQISKAEKCMEEMDYEKAKKAYEEAIRLEPKKSEPYLGMANLYVAQDQPDKAEAVLKKAVKQVEKKEQEEVKARYQFYTYPKKALKKENGSCDAGEYECSYAGGFNEAGGGIWVESVHELQGILNWYMADYDGDGAEELLVLTLDNQRTLPSDYNSEIVRNGVDLQMYELVDGKPVLQATYQALEPVLGYGDEEEDGIFLQKKDGTVYICGSCSNGIYLYADGTVLNSFILTYQDGKFREEGGQLQSVAGSDWSDEVEVSNQMASLLDKMGLAKDAAKIREDHMPMFRFLDRPDHTLLRIHGENEGGDSWKFIQSGNVADLGKVKLIIKYGELVVADGDADSRNQNASDGSQSEAAQPNASGQVNQSSGSEYQNLYGPLLDQVDATYGEYNDYYLYDIDGDGVKELLLQEGTCEADYMYQVYTIANGSAVYLGELSGGHTVFFEDTEGGNGSSILLMQAHMGYERISRVTLSNGSLSEEEISERELGEEEEYFDNGAPLPEAAVTDHSLLN; from the coding sequence ATGAGTAAGACAGAAAAAAACGAAAAAATAAGAAATGAGAAAGCAGAAGAACTGAATCAGGAAGAAAAACAGACGGACTCGAAGAAACGTTTTTCGTGGATTCTGGGTGGTGGACTTTTCGTCCTTGTGCTGGCAGTGGGGATGATTGTGGGAATTCAGAAACAGCATGCCGGAAGAACCCAGGAAAAGTATGAAAATCAGATTTCCAAAGCAGAAAAATGTATGGAAGAGATGGATTATGAGAAAGCGAAGAAAGCTTATGAGGAAGCCATTCGTCTGGAGCCGAAGAAGAGCGAGCCCTATCTTGGTATGGCGAATCTGTATGTGGCACAGGATCAGCCGGATAAGGCAGAGGCTGTTCTGAAAAAAGCAGTGAAACAGGTTGAGAAGAAAGAACAGGAGGAAGTGAAAGCCCGTTATCAGTTCTATACCTATCCCAAAAAGGCTTTAAAGAAGGAAAACGGCAGCTGTGATGCCGGAGAATATGAATGTAGCTATGCCGGTGGTTTCAATGAGGCTGGTGGCGGAATTTGGGTAGAATCTGTGCATGAATTGCAGGGCATCCTGAACTGGTATATGGCGGATTATGATGGAGACGGTGCGGAAGAACTTCTGGTATTGACCTTGGATAATCAGAGGACACTTCCGTCGGATTACAATTCGGAGATCGTGCGAAATGGTGTGGATCTTCAGATGTATGAACTGGTGGATGGAAAGCCGGTACTGCAGGCAACCTACCAAGCATTGGAGCCGGTACTTGGATATGGAGACGAGGAAGAGGACGGCATCTTTTTACAGAAGAAGGACGGAACGGTTTACATCTGCGGAAGCTGTTCCAACGGAATCTATCTGTATGCGGACGGTACGGTTCTGAACTCTTTCATTTTAACCTATCAGGACGGAAAGTTCCGGGAAGAAGGCGGACAGTTGCAGTCGGTTGCCGGATCAGACTGGTCGGATGAAGTGGAAGTTTCCAACCAGATGGCAAGTCTGTTGGACAAGATGGGATTAGCAAAAGATGCTGCAAAAATCCGGGAGGATCATATGCCGATGTTCCGTTTCCTGGATCGGCCGGATCACACCTTGCTTCGGATCCACGGAGAAAATGAAGGCGGTGACAGTTGGAAATTCATCCAGAGTGGAAATGTTGCCGATTTGGGGAAGGTAAAACTGATCATAAAATACGGAGAACTTGTGGTGGCAGATGGAGATGCTGACAGTCGCAATCAGAATGCATCCGACGGTTCTCAGTCAGAGGCGGCTCAGCCGAATGCCTCCGGACAGGTAAATCAGAGCAGTGGCTCGGAATATCAGAATCTTTACGGTCCACTGTTGGATCAGGTCGATGCAACGTATGGAGAATATAACGATTATTATCTCTACGATATAGATGGAGATGGAGTGAAAGAATTGCTTCTGCAGGAAGGAACCTGCGAGGCAGATTATATGTACCAGGTCTACACCATTGCAAATGGTTCGGCTGTTTATCTGGGAGAACTTTCCGGTGGACATACGGTGTTTTTTGAAGATACAGAAGGGGGAAATGGTTCTTCCATCCTTTTGATGCAGGCACATATGGGATATGAGAGAATCAGCCGTGTGACACTGAGCAATGGAAGCCTTTCGGAAGAAGAAATTTCAGAACGGGAGCTTGGAGAGGAAGAAGAGTATTTTGACAATGGAGCTCCTCTTCCGGAAGCAGCCGTGACGGATCATTCATTGTTGAATTAA